The following proteins are encoded in a genomic region of Leifsonia psychrotolerans:
- a CDS encoding MarR family winged helix-turn-helix transcriptional regulator, with product MAAIDENHESVSSSIYDVDSSDPTGQLVDRSAMDPTQVRQISELMAALGRLREAEQQLSEASLKYMKLNQTDMRALHYLIVSGNRGVIATPGAIATHLKISTASTTKLLDRLERAGHIIRHPHPTDRRALAISITPETHTAAMNTVGRQQSKRFLAAANLTSSELETVIRFLDDMTGQLSLADAEWAQAGTAGSA from the coding sequence ATGGCAGCTATCGATGAAAACCACGAGTCGGTTTCCTCGAGCATCTACGACGTCGATTCCAGCGATCCCACGGGTCAGCTGGTCGATCGTTCCGCCATGGATCCCACTCAGGTGCGCCAGATCAGCGAGCTGATGGCTGCGCTCGGCAGATTGCGTGAGGCTGAGCAGCAACTCTCCGAGGCTTCGCTGAAGTACATGAAGCTCAACCAAACCGATATGCGTGCGCTTCACTACCTCATCGTTTCTGGCAATCGGGGAGTGATCGCTACGCCGGGCGCCATCGCCACGCATTTGAAAATCTCGACCGCATCGACCACCAAACTGCTCGACAGGCTTGAGCGAGCCGGGCACATCATCCGTCACCCCCATCCCACCGATCGGCGCGCGTTAGCGATCTCGATTACGCCTGAAACGCATACGGCGGCCATGAACACCGTCGGGCGACAGCAGTCGAAACGATTTCTCGCAGCCGCGAACCTCACGTCGTCCGAGTTGGAGACCGTGATTCGTTTTCTTGACGACATGACCGGGCAGCTCTCACTGGCCGATGCAGAGTGGGCCCAGGCCGGGACGGCCGGAAGCGCCTGA
- a CDS encoding L-aspartate oxidase gives MTTAPRNEKQISTTVLVIGTGGSGLRAAIELAEMGVDVLAVGKRPRNDAHTSLAAGGINAALGTMDAEDSWQQHAADTITESYNLANPRTVEIVARGAEQGIRDLERYGMAFAREEDGRISQRFFGAHTFRRTAFAGDYTGLEIQRTLVNRAAQLNVPILDEVYITRLLVRDNQVYGAYGFDLNTGTRTLIHADAVILAAGGHTRIWRRTSSRRDENTGDSFRLAVDAGARLRDPELVQFHPSGIIEPENVAGTLISEAARGEGGILRNALGERFMKSYDPVRMELSTRDRVALAAYTEIKEGRGTENGGVWLDVSHLPREVIMNRLPRVYQTMMELQMLDITQEPIEIAPTAHYSMGGVWVRPEDHSTDVNGLYAIGEASSGLHGANRLGGNSLIELLVFGRIVARAAATYSASLESQPRSAAALAQARAEIDDLLVADGPENVRALQRAIRTLMTEHAGVVRDEAGLTAGLAALDDIEQRMGQVGIHPDIAGYQDLAHAFDLKASALAARATLEAAVERRETRGCHNRSDYPNMDPSLQVNLVWSPSSGVTREAIPPVPDEIAALITEVSTVGKLVE, from the coding sequence ATGACTACTGCACCACGAAACGAAAAGCAGATTTCCACGACTGTACTCGTCATTGGAACCGGCGGATCTGGCCTGCGAGCGGCGATCGAACTGGCCGAAATGGGCGTCGACGTTCTGGCCGTCGGCAAACGCCCACGCAACGATGCGCACACCTCGCTCGCCGCCGGCGGCATCAATGCCGCGCTTGGCACGATGGATGCAGAAGACTCCTGGCAGCAGCACGCGGCCGACACCATCACCGAAAGCTACAATCTCGCGAACCCGCGCACCGTTGAGATCGTCGCGCGCGGTGCCGAGCAGGGCATCCGCGATCTGGAACGGTACGGCATGGCGTTCGCGCGAGAAGAGGACGGGCGCATCTCGCAGCGGTTCTTCGGCGCCCATACCTTTCGCCGCACCGCATTCGCCGGCGACTACACCGGCCTGGAGATCCAGCGCACACTCGTAAATCGGGCCGCACAGCTGAACGTTCCTATTCTCGACGAGGTCTACATCACGCGCCTTCTTGTGCGCGACAATCAGGTGTACGGCGCCTACGGCTTCGATCTCAACACCGGCACGCGCACTCTCATTCATGCGGATGCCGTCATCCTGGCGGCGGGGGGACACACCCGCATCTGGCGGCGCACGTCATCGCGGCGCGACGAGAACACCGGGGATTCGTTCCGCCTGGCCGTGGATGCGGGTGCCCGCCTGCGGGACCCTGAGCTCGTACAATTCCACCCGTCCGGAATCATCGAACCCGAAAACGTCGCCGGAACCCTGATCTCTGAGGCCGCCCGGGGTGAGGGCGGCATCCTGCGAAACGCGCTCGGCGAACGGTTCATGAAGAGCTACGACCCGGTGCGTATGGAGCTCTCCACCCGCGACCGCGTGGCGCTCGCGGCGTACACCGAGATCAAGGAGGGCCGCGGCACCGAAAACGGCGGCGTCTGGCTCGACGTGTCGCACCTGCCGCGCGAGGTCATCATGAATCGCCTCCCCCGCGTCTACCAAACGATGATGGAACTGCAGATGCTCGACATCACCCAGGAGCCGATCGAGATCGCGCCGACCGCGCACTACTCGATGGGTGGCGTCTGGGTGCGCCCCGAGGACCACAGCACGGATGTGAACGGGCTCTACGCCATCGGCGAGGCATCCAGCGGACTGCACGGTGCCAACCGCCTGGGTGGTAACTCGCTCATCGAGCTGCTGGTCTTCGGCCGGATCGTGGCGCGCGCCGCCGCGACCTATTCCGCTTCGTTGGAGTCCCAACCTCGCTCGGCCGCGGCACTCGCCCAGGCTCGAGCCGAAATCGATGATCTGCTCGTCGCCGACGGCCCCGAGAATGTACGCGCGCTGCAGCGAGCCATCCGCACCCTGATGACCGAGCATGCCGGTGTGGTGCGCGACGAGGCGGGCTTGACGGCCGGCCTGGCCGCACTCGACGACATCGAGCAGCGCATGGGCCAGGTGGGAATCCACCCCGACATCGCGGGATACCAAGACCTCGCGCACGCCTTCGACCTGAAGGCCTCGGCGCTGGCGGCCCGGGCCACCCTCGAGGCCGCCGTGGAACGCCGCGAGACCCGCGGATGCCACAACCGCAGCGATTACCCGAACATGGATCCGTCACTGCAGGTGAACCTCGTCTGGTCACCCTCGTCGGGTGTGACGCGAGAAGCGATCCCTCCCGTGCCCGATGAGATCGCAGCACTGATCACGGAGGTCTCGACGGTGGGCAAACTGGTGGAGTAG
- a CDS encoding DUF6325 family protein: MPLGPVEILVIGFPENNFTGAIVPELERLVKDETITIIDGLFVQKEADGSTKFVEFEELGAGSAVSSFQSIINRVEGLISDEDVAELTDGLTPNSSAAILVFEHTWATALRDAVLAAGGEMLDNVRVPPEVVEEILATVPEID, translated from the coding sequence ATGCCACTCGGACCGGTTGAAATTCTCGTCATTGGCTTTCCTGAGAACAACTTCACGGGGGCGATCGTGCCCGAGTTGGAGCGGCTGGTAAAAGACGAGACGATCACGATCATCGACGGGCTCTTCGTTCAGAAGGAAGCGGACGGCAGCACAAAATTCGTCGAGTTCGAGGAACTCGGCGCTGGGAGCGCCGTGTCGTCTTTTCAGAGCATCATCAACCGGGTCGAAGGATTGATCTCCGACGAAGATGTCGCCGAATTGACCGACGGACTCACGCCGAACAGTTCAGCGGCGATCTTGGTGTTTGAGCACACCTGGGCCACGGCGTTACGCGACGCGGTCCTGGCGGCCGGCGGAGAGATGCTCGACAACGTTCGAGTTCCCCCAGAGGTGGTCGAGGAGATCCTCGCCACCGTTCCCGAGATCGACTGA
- a CDS encoding family 78 glycoside hydrolase catalytic domain yields the protein MRINQVKYAALVTGALTVLAGVPALSAVAAPHDPSPLRVGALTVEHQTNPLGIDEVTPHLGWEVSSDNHGMAQSAYEIEVFSADAQSPDIWDSGRVESSTSFEIPLPGEKLDSRSAYDWRVRVWDQAGSVSAWSETATFETAFLDDDDFAGEWIGSPRRSPTTTLDGAGWIWGDNSGANGSAVGEDRFFRTDFDLPAGVTIVSAQMQMSADDYFSFSVNGTEALSSPNSGEAWRTSRIADLSQELHPGNNVLAARVTNAGAGFAGLVGKLIITLSNADTVEITTDGTWRSTATLTPGWTAPSFDDSSWSAAVVGAPYGGWPWGRNVNASTPPEALLRTSFSIGKEIAKARTYVTGLGYYKLYLNGERVGDHELDPGFTVYDKTILYTSYDVTEALQNGENVMGVSLGRGYFGQTFPDEWTSSSWHDDTKLKLELDITYTDGTTHRVVSDRSWNAEDGPTTSESVWTGENYDARLEHAGWNAPGFDDSSWRPAVSVVAPGGRLRSQAFPAITETDTLSHVAVTTPAAGVAVYDFGEPTAGWSNVAFEGPAGALVQMTYGEKLNADGTVFNNGGFFNIQSYNYTLKGGGAESYQPSYSYAGFRYVQVKAPTGVAVTDVTGKRVHSAVERTGGFSSSNDLLNRYHRAQANTLLNNLHSIPTDTPMYEKRAYTADAFLSADSAIATFNMQNFYESWIRSHRDDQNADGTLGNTVPATVGGKQVNDPLWTSSYVLMSWNLYWYYGNTRVLSDNYDGMKKWMNHYEQELAQTGNVYTGFSYGDWLDPTPGPAAGTRLPATAYLYKTATLMAQIATELGHDADATHFQEFADRIGDAFNSTFYDPAVGAYFDNVAAGYRQTSNILPLSLGIVPDDQRGRVLANLVTDVRDRGNHLSTGAIGTKDLLPTLTENGYADLAYSVATNPTYPGWGYWFEELGATTMWEEWGAQSRSLDHAFLGTVDDWLYQQVAGITATAPGYREIRFQPALASQLTTAAANVHSPWGEVSSEWVRAGELFTLTVTVPVGATAEVNVPVNAGDAVSSTPAATARGVSDGFSRFAVGSGTYTFVAGPAAEIPEEPGSGGDGNGNGNGNGNGNGNGNGNGTGNGTGTGTGSAEPDESSLANTGAHVSTVLLGGVLLIMAVGMTLVRRRRRVRMPR from the coding sequence ATGCGCATAAACCAGGTGAAGTACGCGGCGCTTGTTACGGGCGCACTCACAGTTCTCGCGGGAGTCCCCGCACTCAGCGCTGTCGCAGCACCACACGACCCTTCTCCGCTCCGCGTCGGCGCACTGACCGTTGAGCATCAGACGAATCCGCTCGGGATCGATGAGGTGACCCCGCACTTGGGGTGGGAAGTCTCGTCTGACAACCACGGGATGGCGCAGTCGGCCTATGAGATCGAAGTCTTCTCAGCTGACGCGCAGTCACCAGATATCTGGGACAGCGGTCGGGTCGAGTCCTCGACCAGCTTCGAAATTCCTCTTCCGGGCGAGAAACTTGACTCACGCAGCGCGTATGACTGGCGGGTGCGAGTGTGGGATCAGGCCGGCAGTGTCTCGGCCTGGAGCGAGACTGCGACCTTCGAGACCGCGTTTCTCGACGACGATGATTTCGCTGGAGAGTGGATCGGTTCGCCCCGGCGAAGCCCCACAACGACGCTGGATGGCGCCGGATGGATCTGGGGCGACAACAGTGGCGCGAATGGAAGCGCTGTGGGCGAAGATCGCTTCTTCCGCACGGACTTCGACCTTCCTGCTGGCGTCACGATCGTCTCCGCGCAGATGCAGATGTCGGCCGACGATTATTTCTCGTTCTCCGTGAACGGAACAGAGGCACTGAGCTCTCCAAACTCCGGGGAGGCCTGGCGAACCTCGAGAATCGCAGATCTGTCACAGGAGCTGCATCCGGGAAACAACGTGCTCGCCGCACGGGTGACCAATGCCGGAGCCGGCTTTGCCGGACTGGTGGGAAAGCTGATCATCACACTGTCCAACGCGGACACCGTCGAGATCACAACGGATGGAACGTGGCGATCGACGGCCACACTCACACCGGGCTGGACGGCGCCGAGTTTCGATGATTCCAGCTGGAGCGCCGCGGTCGTCGGAGCCCCGTACGGAGGTTGGCCGTGGGGTAGGAACGTCAACGCGTCGACACCACCGGAAGCACTCCTGCGCACCAGCTTTTCGATTGGAAAGGAGATCGCTAAGGCGCGCACCTATGTCACCGGTCTCGGCTATTACAAGCTCTACCTGAACGGTGAGCGCGTCGGTGACCACGAGCTTGACCCGGGCTTCACCGTCTATGACAAGACGATTCTGTATACAAGCTATGACGTGACCGAGGCGCTGCAAAACGGCGAGAACGTCATGGGGGTCAGCCTCGGACGCGGGTATTTCGGTCAGACCTTCCCCGACGAGTGGACGAGTTCATCCTGGCATGACGACACCAAGCTCAAGCTTGAGCTCGACATCACCTACACGGACGGCACGACGCACAGGGTGGTCAGTGACCGAAGCTGGAACGCCGAAGACGGCCCGACAACGAGCGAGTCCGTGTGGACGGGTGAGAACTACGACGCGCGACTTGAACACGCCGGCTGGAACGCTCCTGGATTCGATGACTCGTCCTGGCGTCCGGCGGTTTCGGTTGTGGCGCCCGGCGGGCGGCTCCGGTCGCAGGCATTCCCCGCCATCACCGAAACCGATACTCTTTCGCACGTCGCGGTGACCACACCCGCCGCTGGCGTTGCGGTCTACGACTTCGGCGAGCCCACCGCCGGGTGGTCAAACGTCGCCTTCGAGGGCCCCGCAGGCGCCCTCGTGCAGATGACCTATGGTGAGAAACTGAATGCAGACGGCACCGTGTTCAACAACGGCGGATTTTTCAACATTCAGTCCTATAACTACACGCTCAAGGGTGGTGGCGCCGAGTCGTATCAGCCGAGTTACAGCTACGCCGGTTTTCGATACGTGCAGGTGAAAGCGCCGACCGGTGTCGCGGTGACGGATGTCACGGGCAAGCGGGTGCATAGTGCCGTTGAGCGAACAGGTGGGTTCTCGAGCTCGAATGATCTCTTGAACCGGTATCACCGGGCACAGGCGAACACTCTGCTGAATAACCTGCACTCGATTCCGACTGATACTCCGATGTATGAAAAGCGCGCGTACACTGCGGACGCCTTTCTCTCGGCCGATTCTGCCATCGCCACATTCAACATGCAGAACTTCTATGAGAGTTGGATCCGTTCACACCGGGACGACCAGAACGCCGACGGGACCCTCGGCAATACCGTGCCGGCGACCGTCGGAGGCAAGCAGGTCAACGACCCCCTCTGGACCTCCAGCTATGTACTGATGAGTTGGAACCTGTACTGGTATTACGGGAACACGCGTGTGCTTTCTGACAACTACGACGGCATGAAGAAGTGGATGAATCACTACGAGCAGGAACTCGCGCAGACCGGAAATGTGTACACCGGGTTCAGCTACGGGGACTGGCTCGACCCGACCCCCGGCCCGGCCGCCGGAACCCGGCTACCAGCGACGGCCTACCTCTATAAGACCGCCACCCTGATGGCGCAGATCGCCACCGAGCTCGGCCACGACGCGGATGCGACGCACTTCCAAGAATTCGCTGACCGGATCGGCGACGCCTTCAACTCGACCTTCTACGATCCTGCCGTCGGGGCGTACTTCGATAATGTTGCTGCCGGATACCGGCAGACGTCCAACATCCTGCCGCTGAGCTTGGGGATCGTGCCGGATGACCAGCGCGGCAGGGTCCTGGCGAACCTCGTCACAGACGTGAGAGATCGTGGTAATCACCTCAGCACCGGCGCGATCGGCACGAAGGACCTGCTGCCGACGCTCACGGAGAACGGCTACGCCGATCTCGCGTATAGCGTCGCGACGAACCCCACCTACCCGGGTTGGGGCTACTGGTTCGAGGAGCTCGGTGCGACCACGATGTGGGAGGAATGGGGTGCGCAGTCACGTTCACTCGACCACGCGTTCCTGGGCACTGTCGATGACTGGCTTTATCAGCAGGTCGCAGGGATCACGGCGACCGCGCCGGGATACAGGGAAATCCGGTTCCAGCCCGCCCTCGCCAGCCAGCTCACTACGGCCGCGGCAAACGTTCACTCGCCCTGGGGTGAGGTCTCGTCCGAATGGGTGCGCGCGGGTGAGTTGTTCACCCTGACCGTGACCGTGCCGGTCGGAGCAACCGCTGAAGTCAACGTCCCGGTGAACGCGGGCGACGCGGTGAGTTCGACTCCGGCGGCGACGGCACGCGGCGTGAGTGACGGGTTCTCACGGTTCGCCGTGGGTTCTGGCACGTATACCTTTGTCGCGGGACCGGCGGCGGAGATTCCTGAGGAGCCGGGATCGGGCGGCGACGGGAACGGGAACGGCAACGGGAACGGGAACGGGAACGGGAACGGGAACGGGAACGGGACCGGGAACGGGACCGGGACCGGGACCGGCAGTGCAGAGCCCGACGAAAGCAGCCTGGCCAATACCGGCGCACACGTGTCGACTGTGCTTCTGGGCGGAGTACTCCTGATCATGGCGGTGGGCATGACGCTGGTCCGTCGTCGCCGACGCGTTCGGATGCCGCGCTGA
- a CDS encoding LysR family transcriptional regulator produces MNLEQLQGFVEVARTGHFTRAATQLHLAQPSLSRQIATLESDLGAQLFHRVRGNITLTAAGESLLPLATRMLADAETVRHEMQELAGLKRGRVRLGATPTLCISLVAEVLASFHAAYPGIDLHLTEGGSRGLLDDLAGGELDLALITASEEGVSSSASLQRIPLVTEELVVISAAQSPLFGTRTSLTLAQLAALPQITFHESYDLRAATMQAFRDASLSPRIVLEGAEMDAVLRCVERGLGVAVVPAMVLTDRPGVRSVRLNSPRLTRSVSLAHRRDVTLTRAAQAMHDMIIDTADILSSATTTMDGLIVRATERHVVSGIVAGTEWNPPGRTRWVD; encoded by the coding sequence ATGAATCTTGAACAGCTGCAGGGTTTCGTTGAAGTTGCCCGCACCGGCCATTTCACCCGTGCCGCCACGCAGCTGCACCTGGCACAACCCTCACTCAGCCGTCAGATTGCCACACTGGAATCCGACCTCGGCGCGCAGCTCTTTCACAGGGTTCGAGGCAACATCACGCTGACGGCTGCCGGCGAATCGCTCCTTCCGCTGGCCACGAGAATGCTGGCGGATGCCGAGACTGTGCGTCATGAGATGCAGGAGTTGGCCGGCCTGAAAAGGGGGCGGGTGCGCCTCGGTGCCACCCCCACGCTGTGCATCAGCCTGGTCGCCGAGGTATTGGCCTCGTTCCATGCGGCCTACCCCGGTATTGATCTGCACCTGACCGAGGGCGGCTCCCGGGGTCTCCTCGATGACCTGGCCGGGGGAGAGCTTGACCTGGCCCTGATTACCGCGTCGGAGGAGGGCGTCAGTTCGTCTGCGAGTCTGCAACGGATTCCACTCGTGACTGAAGAGCTCGTCGTGATCTCGGCGGCCCAGAGCCCCCTGTTCGGAACCCGGACGTCGCTCACGCTCGCACAGCTGGCCGCACTGCCACAGATCACCTTCCACGAGAGCTACGACCTGCGCGCCGCAACGATGCAGGCCTTCCGCGACGCGTCGTTGTCGCCGCGGATTGTGCTCGAGGGCGCCGAGATGGATGCGGTTCTGCGCTGCGTCGAACGCGGTCTGGGAGTTGCCGTCGTTCCAGCCATGGTGCTGACGGATCGGCCGGGCGTGCGTTCCGTCAGGCTCAACTCGCCGCGCCTGACGCGCTCGGTCAGCCTCGCCCATCGTCGCGATGTGACCCTGACCCGGGCCGCCCAGGCGATGCACGACATGATCATCGACACAGCCGACATCCTTTCGTCGGCCACCACCACGATGGACGGCTTGATTGTGCGGGCGACGGAGCGGCACGTTGTTTCAGGCATCGTCGCCGGCACAGAATGGAATCCACCAGGGAGGACGCGATGGGTCGATTAA